The segment TTTTCAAAAGAAAAGCCTTTCCGTCCGCGAAGTAGACTGCTTGTGGATATCTCCGTCAGTTGATTTTTCTAAATTGGCGATCCAAAGAAGTGGCGAGATGCCGCGTCTGATTCGCTATCTTCTCAGCGGTTTTGGCAGTCTGAGTGAGTCCAGCGAATTGGTCAGTTATTTACTATTTGATGGTTCTTTTTGCCAGCAACTGATCGAAATTGGGTTTGCCGACGGAATGAAAGCCGAGGAGGAGATAAAAAGAATTTTATCTCCCTGATACTTAATTAGTAACGCATCTGACGAAGGCCTTCATAGGCCGCAATCGCCACGCTGGTCGCAAGATTTAAACTGCGTGCGCCCTCGCCGACCATGGGAATGGTCACTGTTTGCTGAGGAAATTTAGCAAGTAAATCGGGATCAAGTCCCTTGGTTTCTTTTCCAAACACCAACCAGTCACCCGGCTGATATTTAGGCTCGAAATAGGTGCGTTTTGTTTTCGTCGTGAAGAACCAGGCGCGTGAAGGATCTTCGACCTTGCTCCACCAGTCTTCAAAAGTGGCGTGGCGATGCCAGGTCAGATGGGGCCAGTAGTCCAGACCCGCGCGCTTTAAGTTCGTATCATTG is part of the Bdellovibrio svalbardensis genome and harbors:
- a CDS encoding tRNA (cytidine(34)-2'-O)-methyltransferase, which translates into the protein MPNSQPNSQPNSQKLFRIVLIEPEIPQNTGNIGRTCVATNCELHIVGKMGFEINDTNLKRAGLDYWPHLTWHRHATFEDWWSKVEDPSRAWFFTTKTKRTYFEPKYQPGDWLVFGKETKGLDPDLLAKFPQQTVTIPMVGEGARSLNLATSVAIAAYEGLRQMRY